One stretch of Prunus persica cultivar Lovell chromosome G1, Prunus_persica_NCBIv2, whole genome shotgun sequence DNA includes these proteins:
- the LOC18792211 gene encoding chaperone protein dnaJ 49, which yields MDGNKDEALKCVRIAEEAIASGNKGRALKFIKIARRLNQSLQVNELLAACEKIDSGSPASSIGEKGATEIKNEPGVEKLGQGLNGEVSYTEEHVQLIRKIKRNKDYYAILGVEKTCSVEDIRKAYRKLSLKVHPDKNKAPGSEEAFKIVSKAFKCLSDGDSRRQYDQTGLVDEFEYNQQHNVRRRRRRAGHDLFDDDFDPDEIFRAFFGQSDMFRTSHVYRTSRTAGHQREEVQGGGPNIMVLIQLLPFLVIVLLAYLPFSEPNYSLQKTYNYQIPKTTEKHGVEFYVKSEAFDENYPLGSVARSNIENHVIKDYKNVLLHYCRVELQRRHWSKNLPTPHCDKLNNLGVV from the coding sequence ATGGATGGTAACAAGGATGAAGCTTTGAAATGCGTTCGCATTGCTGAAGAAGCAATTGCGTCCGGTAACAAAGGGCGTGCGCTCAAATTTATCAAAATAGCGCGACGCCTTAATCAGAGTTTGCAAGTTAATGAACTTTTGGCTGCGTGTGAGAAGATCGATTCGGGGTCTCCTGCATCTTCCATTGGTGAAAAGGGTGCTACTGAGATTAAGAATGAGCCTGGTGTGGAGAAATTGGGCCAAGGTTTGAATGGGGAAGTTAGTTATACCGAAGAGCATGTTCAGTTGATCAGGAAGATTAAGAGAAACAAAGACTATTATGCCATTCTTGGCGTGGAAAAGACTTGCTCAGTTGAGGACATTAGGAAGGCTTATAGGAAATTGTCATTGAAAGTTCATCCTGATAAGAACAAGGCTCCCGGTTCGGAAGAGGCATTTAAGATAGTAAGCAAGGCTTTCAAGTGTTTGAGTGATGGAGATTCAAGGAGGCAGTATGATCAGACTGGTTTGGTTGATGAATTTGAGTACAACCAGCAACACAAtgtgaggaggaggaggaggagagctGGGCATGATTTGTTTGATGATGATTTCGACCCTGATGAGATATTTAGGGCGTTCTTTGGTCAATCAGACATGTTTCGGACAAGTCATGTTTATAGAACTAGTAGAACTGCTGGCCATCAGAGGGAGGAGGTTCAGGGAGGGGGACCTAATATCATGGTTCTTATTCAACTATTACCGTTCTTGGTAATTGTATTGCTGGCATATCTTCCCTTTTCAGAGCCTAACTACTCTTTGCAGAAGACTTACAACTACCAGATTCCCAAGACAACAGAGAAACATGGAGTggaattttatgttaaatcAGAAGCATTTGATGAAAATTATCCCCTTGGAAGTGTTGCTCGATCTAACATAGAGAACCATGTTATCAAGGATTACAAGAATGTGCTTCTACACTACTGTCGGGTTGAACTTCAAAGGCGTCACTGGAGTAAGAATCTGCCTACCCCTCACTGCGATAAGTTGAATAACCTTGGAGTAGTGTGA
- the LOC18791715 gene encoding uncharacterized protein LOC18791715, producing the protein MIDQERQAGTAPHGILLAVVVVAVIVVPFFLGDQGEAITEGISELLSPVGLLLLPIILLLAIQFLSSDRGSFVSSMFSNGEPDTIHRVSGSPVGVALFLVLILFLLYNRISIFGGGDDDE; encoded by the coding sequence atgATAGATCAAGAGAGACAAGCTGGAACTGCGCCCCATGGGATTCTACTGGCAGTTGTGGTTGTGGCAGTGATCGTGGTGCCGTTTTTTCTCGGTGACCAAGGCGAGGCCATAACCGAAGGCATTTCTGAGCTCTTGAGCCCTGTGGGTCTTCTTCTCTTGCCCATTATTCTCCTCCTCGCCATCCAGTTTCTGTCTTCGGATCGCGGCTCTTTCGTCTCCTCCATGTTCTCAAACGGGGAGCCTGACACCATTCACAGGGTCAGCGGCTCCCCTGTTGGCGTTGCATTGTTTCTCGTCCTCatccttttccttctttacAACCGGATATCGATCTTCGGCGGCGGCGACGACGATGAGTGA